Proteins found in one Flavobacteriales bacterium genomic segment:
- a CDS encoding YebC/PmpR family DNA-binding transcriptional regulator, with product MGRAFEYRKARKMKRWASMSKAFTRLTKDIIMAVKEGGPSPETNYKLKLLIQNAKQANMPRDNVERAIKKASDKDQSDYKNVVYEGYAQHGIAVLVETATDNTTRTVANVRSYFNKCDGSLGTSGSVEFMFEHKCHFKIPGAGIALEEFEFEMIDYGVDDIFHDEEDSSIMVYGPFEQFGPISSALDEKEIEILESGTEYIPTDTKELSEEDAADVEKLLEMLEEDDDVQNVYSTLA from the coding sequence ATGGGGCGCGCGTTTGAATACCGCAAAGCGAGAAAGATGAAGCGCTGGGCAAGTATGTCCAAAGCCTTCACGAGGTTGACGAAAGACATCATCATGGCCGTTAAGGAAGGCGGCCCCAGCCCTGAGACGAACTACAAGCTCAAGCTGCTTATACAGAACGCCAAACAGGCGAATATGCCCAGGGACAATGTGGAACGGGCGATCAAAAAAGCCAGCGATAAAGACCAAAGTGACTACAAAAACGTCGTGTATGAAGGGTATGCACAGCACGGTATCGCCGTGCTCGTAGAAACCGCTACCGACAATACCACGCGTACCGTAGCCAATGTTCGCTCGTACTTCAACAAATGCGACGGAAGCCTCGGTACTTCGGGCTCCGTAGAGTTCATGTTCGAGCACAAATGCCATTTCAAAATTCCGGGAGCGGGCATCGCCCTCGAGGAATTCGAATTCGAGATGATCGATTACGGTGTCGACGACATCTTCCACGATGAAGAAGACAGCTCCATCATGGTGTATGGCCCCTTTGAACAGTTTGGACCGATCTCCAGCGCACTGGATGAAAAAGAGATCGAGATTCTGGAATCGGGAACCGAATACATCCCAACGGATACGAAAGAGCTTAGCGAAGAGGATGCAGCCGACGTCGAAAAACTCCTCGAAATGCTCGAGGAAGACGACGATGTGCAAAACGTATACTCTACCTTGGCATGA